A stretch of DNA from SAR324 cluster bacterium:
GGAGCCAAATTGTTGGCAAAGAATTCATTGAGTGGCTGAACCCTACAAGTGGACAAAGTTGGATCGACATTGGCTGTGGTACAGGAGCCTTCACTGCTCAAATTGCTGAGCTCTGTTCCCCTAGCAAACTGTTGGGAATTGACCCTTCAGAAGCCCAAATCGAATTCGCCCGTAAACGCTCCATAACTCAGCGAGCGACTTTTCAGGCTGGGGACGCAACATATCTTCCATGTGAACCATCCTCATTCGATGTAGCAACCATGGCCCTGGTTCTCTTCTTTTTACCAGATCCAGTTCTTGGAATGGCTGAAATGAAGAGAGTCGTCAAATCTGAAGGCACTCTTGCGGCTTATGTCTGGGATATTCCCGGGAAAGGTCTGCCTATAGACCCGATTCATGCAGAGTTTCGTAAACGAGGGATCGAGTATCCTTTGCCACCCAGTTCGGATGTTTCGAACATCGATCAACTTGAAAAACTCTGGACTGAAGAGGGTATACAATCAATTGAATGCAAGCAAATTAAGGTCAGTAGATCATTTAAAAACTTTGATGAATTTTGGGATATAAATGCTTCTGTTCAAGCAGTCACTACCGTTTTTGATGAGTTAAACCCCCAAATAATTGCTGACATTCGGTCCAATGTAGAAAAGGAATTAGATTATGATTCTGATGGATTTGCTATTATCCGTGGCCACGCGAACGCAATTAAAGGGATTGTCTGAGAGATGATCAAAAAACAAATCCTGATTACTGGTGGGGGCACCGGAATCGGACGTGCTCTTGCGGAGAAATTTGCAGCTAAGGGATGGCAGGTCCTTATCGTTGGACGACGCTCAGAATTTTTGCAGGATGTTGTTAGCCAATACCCCGAGAGTAATCGTGCTATAACAGCAATTGTTTTTCATAATCATGATAAAAATTCATTACGTTTTGATCTTTATTAGGCATAGCCCACATTTCAAAAACGAAAGGTTTGCTGGTTGGTGTTACTATATTAAATTTAAATCGTGTATACTTTTTGGAGAAGAAACTTAGAAAGGATTAATATGCTTGATCATAAAGGAAAAGTTGCAATTGTAACTGGAGGAGCCCAAGGAATTGGAAGAGGAATCACTGATGTTCTAGCCGAAGATGGAGCTACTATTTGTATTGCTGATATTTCAAAAGAGCATGGTAATCAAGCAGTTATGGATTTAGATGCTCAAGGAAGAAAAGCAATTTTTATTGAAGCTGATTTTAGTAAATCAGAATCATCTGTAAGAGTTGTTGAAGAATGTACAAATATTCTTGGAAGATTAGATATCCTTGTAAATAATGTTGGTATTCAACCTCCTGCATCTTATAAAAATGTTGAAGACACTACTGAAGATATGTGGGATGCAGTAATAAATGTAAACTTAAAAAGTTATTTCTTGATGAGTAAATATTCTATTCCTCATATGAAAAAATTAGGAAAAGGAGTCATTATAAACGTTTCAAGTGTCCAAGGATTGCAATCTCAAAAATTAGTACCTCCTTATGCTGCAAGTAAGGGTGCAGTACTTTCTCTAACAAGACAAATGTCTCTAGATTACATCAAGAGTAATATTAGGATCAATGCTATAAATCCAGGAACATTTAATACTCCTATGGTAAGAACTTCAATTACAGGAGATATTGAAGAAAGTATGGAATCATTTGGTAAAGATATTCCTATAGGCAGAGTAGGGGATCCAAAAGAAATTGGGCACGTTGCTTCTTTTCTAGCCAGTGATGGAGCATCTTTCATTTCGGGAGAATATATTAATGTGGATGGAGGGATTATGGCTAAAGGTGGATGGGATGCAGATTTAAAAGGAGAATAAATTAGAGAGGCAATATAAAGCAACGGGAGCTTTGTTTGAACCTCAATTCGTTGCTCAGTTCCTCGAATGGCTTCTGCTTGAAGTGCATGGTGCACAACTTAGTGAAAGAGAATGGATTATTCGGGATTCAGAGTGGCAACATGCAGGGCAAACACTAGTTTAGATCAACTAAATAATCCGATATTTCGTGAAGCAATTAAATCTTTATGTAAGTTTTCCTCCTCTTGATCCCTCAGCACAGATAAAAAGTCAGTTTTATCCCCTTTAGGTTCATGTATCACATTTTAAGTCTGGACTGATTTATTAAACGCAACAGGAGCCAATCGTTTAGCCAGAATTTAATTATCCCAGATTACTCTGTGCAATTCTGATCATTAAATATCACACTTAAATGCTGTTGAGTCCTGTAATGCTTTTGACTCCCATCAATTGACCCCAACAGGCATAACCTTTCCTACCAAGCCCAAAGAAATCAGATACTGGAAATTGGTTTGACTCAATCTATCCAATATTCTTAAGTGATAGAGGTGTCTTTTAATATTTTAACAAGAAATTTGCTGTAACCCATGCACAAGCATACTCAACAGCCAAACAAAATTTAACTTATGAAATTGAACATGATCTCAAAGAAAATTAGCCCTCTAATCACTCTTATATTGCTCGCTAGCTTTCAATGGTCTTGTAGTGGAGGTGGTGGAGGTGAGAACACCGCAAATCTCTCCCCACAGGTCACAATTTCCTACCCTAGAGATAACTCATCTGTGGTTGGAAATGCAGTTTACTCCCTGAAATTCAGTGAAGCTGTAACTGGGTTGACGGGCAACAATCTTAATGCTGCTTGTGAAGGTAGTATCCAATTGAGTCCTGATAATGGTGGCAATTGCTATCCAATCTCGATCAAAAGTACAGACAATATCAGTT
This window harbors:
- a CDS encoding SDR family NAD(P)-dependent oxidoreductase, producing the protein MLDHKGKVAIVTGGAQGIGRGITDVLAEDGATICIADISKEHGNQAVMDLDAQGRKAIFIEADFSKSESSVRVVEECTNILGRLDILVNNVGIQPPASYKNVEDTTEDMWDAVINVNLKSYFLMSKYSIPHMKKLGKGVIINVSSVQGLQSQKLVPPYAASKGAVLSLTRQMSLDYIKSNIRINAINPGTFNTPMVRTSITGDIEESMESFGKDIPIGRVGDPKEIGHVASFLASDGASFISGEYINVDGGIMAKGGWDADLKGE
- a CDS encoding SDR family NAD(P)-dependent oxidoreductase, whose protein sequence is MIKKQILITGGGTGIGRALAEKFAAKGWQVLIVGRRSEFLQDVVSQYPESNRAITAIVFHNHDKNSLRFDLY
- a CDS encoding class I SAM-dependent methyltransferase; amino-acid sequence: MSDKKIVFEDGNAYERMMGVWSQIVGKEFIEWLNPTSGQSWIDIGCGTGAFTAQIAELCSPSKLLGIDPSEAQIEFARKRSITQRATFQAGDATYLPCEPSSFDVATMALVLFFLPDPVLGMAEMKRVVKSEGTLAAYVWDIPGKGLPIDPIHAEFRKRGIEYPLPPSSDVSNIDQLEKLWTEEGIQSIECKQIKVSRSFKNFDEFWDINASVQAVTTVFDELNPQIIADIRSNVEKELDYDSDGFAIIRGHANAIKGIV